AGGGAAAGCAGAACACGTACCTGCAATAAAACAAAGCTTGTCTGTTCAATGTGTGCAAGCTAAACTAGTAGCATCTGTTTGACTTCAGTTAACTTACTCTGAGAAGTATGTTATCTTTATgctgaaaaatgaatgaaaaaggcATTACCCTGACACAGCAAGGGCTGTTTCATTTGTGCGTGTCCTTGTACACAGGGGACAAACATAAGGACGTGAAGCTTCAGTTGATCCtctctgaaaaatataaaaagaatcgCTGTATttccatgaagaaaaaaaagcctaaGTACATGTATTATTAAAGTAAAAAGCAATGATAACACTGTATCAACatgaagaaaaacgaaaaagagCCTAAAGTAGTAGTAAAGTAAAAAGCAATAATCACACACCAGTTTGTGGTGAGGGAAGAGTAATTTTCTGCAGCTGCACTTAGTGGATGTTAGTGACAATCTGTAGCCATTTTTTGGTTCCatatatgtgtatttttcttatttgatgGACTGTCACTGATTCAACTAGTTGGCATattctgtgttctgtgtgtcacttttatttcttgtgctTACTAATTTACTAATCCTCACATCATGGACTAACCACCACTTTTATGGTTGAAATGATCATGCAACCTCCATCTTCAGAGTGGAAAACAAAGTGTGCTACCAGCGTACTGTACCTGTTAGGCTGTTACAGTATGTGTTAGTCAGTTGTCCTTAGACTGGTACCTGTCATTAGGGGGAACACATGGACAGATGTGGCAGCCGACAATTAAGGCCTGACACACTTGTTTTTGGCGATAGTGAACAGGTATGTCCagtctttgtgtatgtgttaagTGCCTACAGGATAAAAGGGTGCATTGTTTAATGTGACCAGCATGGAGTACATCATGCATAAACATCAGACCTGTGGTGGACTTGGCATGGGCAAAGCAGTCAAAGATGGAGCACTGGCATCACTGTTGTACCACCAGTctaaaaactgaagaaaaaagatgcTAACAGATAAGCCAGTAGACAACGCTGACACTACACCCTGCAAAAGCTTTACAGCTGCGAATCCTATGTTTCTCCTAGGCCTGGAAtaggaaagaaaattgttataGTTTTTatgaactttgtttttttgatttCTTTACAATCACCTTTTTCAACTACACAATGATGTCCTCGTAAAATGAGGGAAACAAAGATACACCCAACAATAATCACTCACACATAACAATACTCGGTCACACCTAACAAAACTCACACCCAATGATACATCCAACAACAGTTGCACAGAACAACACTTGCTCACACCTAACAATACTCACACCACTTCTGTCCATGCCATGTCAGCGATGACAAACTCTGCATCATCTTCTGTGCGATGTCGGAGCTCTGTACCAGAAAGATGCATCGGAAATGAATGCCAGCAACTCTGCTTGAAAGCATATGCCAAGATGTGCCACAAAGCCACCCCTTCCCACAGCATATGTATGAAGGGATAGATACCCAAAAATGCTCTGCAAAGTCTTGCTTTCAGAGGAGCATCAggctaaacaaaaacaaaaaataaaaattacaaaatctgAAAGTGACAATGTGGGCAAGCAAAGAATTTACATACCACTCCCCCTATGCGGCCATGCTCCAAAAAATAAGGTTTACATAAGTGCACATCTACAGATTGGAGAAAACAAACCATGcaaaagcacattaaaaaatatgaattccTGGATATCTTTCTAGACATACAGTCCTggattgtatatttttaaaccaaccataaaaaaaatactgtctcATATTTTAATC
This window of the Pomacea canaliculata isolate SZHN2017 linkage group LG4, ASM307304v1, whole genome shotgun sequence genome carries:
- the LOC112563282 gene encoding peroxisome assembly protein 12-like isoform X2, producing the protein MFTVLDFLVQHHYVQKYSASFAENFYDLKRVPSGDSAGEKLSKTLQWRSILNLVGVPYLKQKLEQLFQDLKYKEDMLPRGPDAPLKARLCRAFLGIYPFIHMLWEGVALWHILAYAFKQSCWHSFPMHLSGTELRHRTEDDAEFVIADMAWTEVVPRRNIGFAAVKLLQGVVSALSTGLSVSIFFLQFLDWWYNSDASAPSLTALPMPSPPQRGSTEASRPYVCPLCTRTRTNETALAVSGYVFCFPCIHEYIRIHGCCPVTGIPAKTEHLIKIYLPDS